The segment CTCGAGAAGGAGATCTCGCGCTGCCGACGCCACGCGCGAAACCTTTGCTTGCTGTTGATCGACATCGACCATTTCAAGCGAGTCAACGACGAGATCGGCCACACGGCGGGCGACGAAGTCTTGCGGCAGGTCGCCCAATGCCTGGCTAGTCACGCGCGACGCGAGGAGTGCCTGGCTCGCTATGGCGGAGAGGAATTCGCCATGGTGCTCCCAGAATCGAAAGCCGATGGCGCCCGACTTCTGGCCGAACGACTATGCGAATCGATCGAGGAATTGAATCCGGAAGTCGACGGCCATCCGGTCAGCATCACCATCTCCATCGGGCTAGCAGAGTGGGACTGCACGATGCGAACAGTCGAAGACATCGTCCGAACCGCCGACACGCGGCTCTTCGAAGCCAAGGACGCGGGCCGAAATCGGGTCGTCGGCTAGGCGTCGGGGTAGCCGCTTCGCTTCTCGTGCAGAAGCGGGAGTCGCCGGGGCTGGGCACAGGCCGGGCGAAGCGGTTCTCATGGGGAAGGCCACCGAACCCGGGATGTTCGGGGCGGAAGACGAGTCCGGATTCTTGTTGAAACGGTGGAGCCAACTCGTGGCTTCACCTAAGAACGAAACTCCCTAACACCTCCACCCAAAAGCCGATGCAAGCACGCCGTGCCGCCCACACCTCCCGGTCAGATCGCGGGGCGGGGGGCGGCCAGCGCGGAAATAAAGCGCAGGCATCTCATCCCGTGAGCGTGCGCACGTTCGCTAGCGGCGAAGCCGCGTAAGCGAACCCGCGTCCAAGTCGAAAGCGGCCTCCGACGTCCCGGCCGAGCCATTCCGCGATGGCCGCCCCCCGCCCCGCGATCCGCCACGAGAAGCAAAGCGGCGCGGAATGCTAGAGGAGGAAGGCTCAGTTGATGCCTTGGGTGGTGACCAGGGTGGCGGGCTCGATACCGAGGGTGCGAATCGTCGCCGTCCACAGATCCTTCTTGGGTGTTTCGAAGACGAGGCCATCGGCCATGGGAACGACCAGCCAGGCCCCGTTGGCGATCTCCCCCTCGAGCTGCCCCGGGCCCCACCCGGAAGAACCGAGAAAGACCCGCGCGACGGTTTCCGGGTTCTCAGCCACCCGGCGCAGCGCATCCCGGGAGCCGCTCCAATGCAGCCGCGGCGCGACCTCTTCGGCTTCGGGAACGTCGTCGAGTGATTCGCGAAATACGATCCATCCTTGATCCTGTTGGACCGGTCCGCCCCAATCGACTGTCGCATCATTCTCGCCGCGCCAGTTGATCTCGAGGCTTTCGCAGAGGTCGGTGGCCGAAAAGTCAGTGCCGCGGTTGATCACGAGGCCGAACGCACCCTGTTCCTCATCGTGATGAATCATCAACACCACGGTGCGGCGGAAGTTCGGATCGAGCAGCGGATCGAGGGCGACGAGGAAGCCCGGCGCGAGGGAGGAGATCACACCGACAGGGTAGCCGAAGCCGGGCATCCGGTGGAGCGCTTGGGTCCCGATGCGAACGACAACGCCCGAGGGGCTAGCCTCGCGAGATGGACGAGCGACTCCAGACGGCTCTGTTGAGCCAGACCCTATGGCTCGGTGCGGCTGTGCTCGGTGGCCTGATGGCGGGCGGCTCCCTTCGCGAGCGTCTGGGACTCGTGCCGAACCGACTTCGCTGGGCGGGGATCGGCTTGGCGGTCCTGGGTTTTCTGGCGCTCTCGATCTCGGCCGATGCCGTGCTGCGCCTCCTCGAGCTCCGGGATGTCGGACCCCTTCGCCGCCTCGACGAGATGGCCGGCCAGCAGACCGGCGGGAACGCCCTGGGCGCGTTCGCGATCCTCGGGCTGCTGCCAGCCCTGACCGAAGAGCTGCTCTTCCGCGGTTTCATTCAGCGAATCCTGACCGAACGGCTCGGCGCAGTCCTGGGCATCACGGGGGCGGCTGCATTCTTCGGCCTGGCCCACGCCGACCCGGTTCACAGCAGCGCCGCCTTCGTGCTGGGCCTGTTCCTGGGCACCCTGGCCTTCATCTCCGGCAGCGTGGGACCCGCGATGCTCTGCCATGGCCTCAACAACCTGCTGAGCGTGACGGGCTCAATGGGTGGATGGAGCCCCGGAAGCCCCTCGGAGCTGGCCATCCTCG is part of the bacterium genome and harbors:
- a CDS encoding CPBP family intramembrane metalloprotease — translated: MDERLQTALLSQTLWLGAAVLGGLMAGGSLRERLGLVPNRLRWAGIGLAVLGFLALSISADAVLRLLELRDVGPLRRLDEMAGQQTGGNALGAFAILGLLPALTEELLFRGFIQRILTERLGAVLGITGAAAFFGLAHADPVHSSAAFVLGLFLGTLAFISGSVGPAMLCHGLNNLLSVTGSMGGWSPGSPSELAILGLVGSSGLALWGASRLRRPNPPGKLQAEGGDAES
- a CDS encoding YqgE/AlgH family protein, which translates into the protein MISSLAPGFLVALDPLLDPNFRRTVVLMIHHDEEQGAFGLVINRGTDFSATDLCESLEINWRGENDATVDWGGPVQQDQGWIVFRESLDDVPEAEEVAPRLHWSGSRDALRRVAENPETVARVFLGSSGWGPGQLEGEIANGAWLVVPMADGLVFETPKKDLWTATIRTLGIEPATLVTTQGIN